In Bosea vestrisii, the following are encoded in one genomic region:
- a CDS encoding MarR family winged helix-turn-helix transcriptional regulator, which yields MNALSVPRPAPAPEPIEPDRVWFRFMRLHQRMLGQMTARIRELGLSIPQFDLLSTLTEREGISQSELAERLYVTKGNVSGLVDRLVQAGLVERRAIVGDRRSYAMHLTAEGRRLAEAGMTTQHDYVAQTLGKLPAADLAELDRLVLAWRERARALDADQG from the coding sequence ATGAACGCCTTGTCCGTGCCGCGCCCAGCCCCCGCCCCGGAGCCCATTGAGCCGGACCGCGTCTGGTTCCGCTTCATGCGGCTGCATCAACGCATGCTCGGCCAGATGACGGCGCGCATCCGCGAGCTCGGCCTTTCGATCCCGCAATTCGACCTGCTCTCGACGCTGACCGAGCGCGAGGGCATCAGCCAGAGCGAGCTCGCCGAGCGGCTCTACGTCACCAAGGGCAATGTCTCCGGCCTGGTCGACCGCCTCGTCCAGGCCGGCCTGGTCGAGCGCCGCGCCATCGTCGGCGACCGGCGCTCCTACGCCATGCACCTCACCGCCGAAGGCCGCCGCCTCGCCGAGGCCGGGATGACGACGCAGCACGATTACGTCGCGCAGACGCTCGGCAAGCTGCCGGCGGCGGATCTCGCCGAACTCGACCGGCTGGTCCTGGCCTGGCGCGAGCGCGCCCGCGCCCTTGACGCGGATCAGGGCTGA
- a CDS encoding GAF domain-containing sensor histidine kinase: MPQDFSEDVAAIASIAAVPTILDVVCRTTGMGFAAVARVTEDRWVACGVRDEIGFGLQPGGELKVETTICHEIREHREVVVIDNVAEDPIYRTHHTPQMYGLESYISMPIILPDGRFFGTLCAIDPKPRSLNNPATLGMFKLFAELIAFHLDAHQQLAASQASLAGEVHNSEIREQFIAVLGHDLRNPVASVSAGLSMLDRTEDIAKIRSLTGMMRSSLMRMSALIGDVLDFARGRLGGGILLDRSDEPGLKAMLEQIVGELRSSHPDREVLSEFDLSGPIDCDGARIAQMLSNLVANGLTHGADDRPVIVRAHNTRNSFELSVANAGEPIPLAIRKELFKPFVRASAKPSQQGLGLGLYISSEIARAHGGTLEVSSDADETRFTFRMPL; encoded by the coding sequence CTCAGAAGACGTCGCGGCCATCGCATCGATCGCCGCGGTGCCGACCATCCTCGACGTCGTCTGCCGGACGACCGGGATGGGTTTTGCCGCCGTGGCGCGCGTCACCGAGGATCGCTGGGTCGCTTGCGGTGTCCGTGACGAGATCGGGTTCGGGCTTCAGCCCGGCGGCGAGCTCAAGGTCGAAACGACCATCTGTCATGAAATCCGGGAGCATCGCGAAGTCGTCGTCATCGACAATGTCGCGGAAGACCCGATCTATCGCACGCACCACACGCCGCAAATGTACGGCCTCGAGAGCTATATCTCGATGCCGATCATCCTGCCGGATGGCCGGTTCTTCGGCACGTTGTGCGCGATCGATCCCAAGCCCCGCTCGCTCAACAATCCAGCGACGCTGGGCATGTTCAAGCTCTTTGCCGAGCTGATCGCCTTCCATCTCGACGCGCACCAGCAACTGGCAGCGAGCCAGGCGAGCCTGGCCGGCGAGGTCCACAACAGCGAAATCCGCGAGCAGTTCATCGCGGTGCTCGGTCATGATCTGCGCAACCCGGTAGCCTCGGTCTCCGCCGGGTTGAGCATGCTCGACCGTACCGAGGACATCGCGAAAATCCGGTCGCTGACCGGGATGATGCGAAGCAGCCTCATGCGGATGTCCGCGCTGATCGGCGACGTCCTCGACTTCGCACGGGGACGGCTCGGCGGTGGCATCCTGCTCGATCGCAGCGACGAGCCCGGGCTGAAGGCGATGCTCGAGCAGATCGTCGGCGAATTGCGGTCCTCGCATCCTGATCGTGAGGTGCTGAGCGAGTTCGATCTGTCGGGACCGATTGATTGCGACGGCGCACGGATCGCGCAGATGTTGTCGAATCTGGTCGCTAATGGCCTGACGCATGGAGCCGACGATCGCCCCGTCATCGTGCGAGCCCACAACACGCGCAACTCGTTCGAGCTGTCGGTCGCCAATGCCGGCGAGCCGATTCCGCTCGCAATCAGGAAAGAGCTGTTCAAGCCATTCGTCCGCGCCTCGGCCAAGCCGAGCCAGCAGGGACTTGGCCTTGGGCTCTACATCTCCTCTGAAATCGCGAGGGCCCATGGCGGGACGCTCGAGGTCTCCTCTGATGCGGACGAGACCCGGTTCACGTTCCGAATGCCGCTCTGA
- a CDS encoding long-chain-fatty-acid--CoA ligase gives MLGLMQNWPLLIHRIIDHAAIQHGTREVVSRSVEGPIRRTTYAEIRQSALTIAKRLTREGIRLGDRVATLAWNTDRHLALWYGISGIGAITHTVNPRLFPEQIAQLINHAEDRLLFLDLTFVGLVEGLQDKLPTIERYIVMTDAAHMPETSLRNAVAYEDWLAEADADFAWADLDENTAAGLCYTSGTTGGPKGVLYSHRSNVLHAMACAQPDYMGLSAQTVVLPVVPLFHANSWSLAFSAPMTGAKLVMPGAKLDGASLLDLLNGEGVTLTAAVPTVWLGLLQHLEASGGKLDTLKRVVIGGSACPRAMTEAFETKYGVTVDHAWGMTEMSPIGSFCSIKPVYSELQGDALYDLKVKQGHPQFGVEFRLTDDHGTELPWDGKTFGRLKVRGPAVAGAYYRHDQPILDEHGFFDTGDVATIDPHGYMQVTDRSKDVIKSGGEWISSIELENLAIGHPDVAEAAVIGVAHPKWDERPLLVIVPKPGRSPSREEMLAFMTGKVAKWWLPDDVVLVEAIPHTATGKIQKTALREMFKEYRLPG, from the coding sequence ATGCTCGGGCTGATGCAGAATTGGCCGCTGCTGATCCACCGGATCATCGACCACGCGGCGATCCAGCACGGCACCCGCGAGGTCGTCTCCCGCAGCGTCGAAGGGCCGATCCGCCGCACCACCTATGCCGAGATCCGGCAGAGCGCGCTGACGATCGCAAAGCGGCTGACGCGCGAGGGCATCCGCCTCGGCGACCGCGTCGCGACCCTGGCCTGGAACACCGACCGGCATCTGGCGCTCTGGTACGGGATCAGCGGCATCGGCGCGATCACCCACACCGTCAATCCGCGGCTCTTCCCCGAGCAGATCGCCCAGCTGATCAACCATGCCGAGGATCGGTTGCTCTTCCTCGACCTGACCTTCGTTGGGCTGGTCGAGGGCCTGCAGGACAAGCTGCCGACGATCGAGCGCTACATCGTCATGACCGACGCCGCGCATATGCCGGAGACCTCGCTGAGGAACGCCGTCGCCTACGAGGACTGGCTGGCCGAGGCCGACGCCGATTTCGCCTGGGCCGATCTCGACGAGAACACCGCGGCCGGGCTCTGCTACACCTCGGGCACGACCGGCGGGCCCAAGGGCGTGCTCTATTCGCACCGCTCGAACGTGCTGCACGCCATGGCCTGTGCCCAGCCCGACTATATGGGCCTATCGGCGCAGACCGTCGTCTTGCCGGTGGTGCCGCTCTTCCACGCCAATAGCTGGTCGCTGGCTTTTTCGGCACCGATGACCGGGGCGAAGCTGGTCATGCCCGGTGCCAAGCTCGATGGCGCCTCGCTGCTCGATTTGCTCAACGGCGAAGGAGTGACGCTCACCGCGGCGGTGCCGACGGTCTGGCTCGGCCTGCTCCAGCATCTCGAGGCATCAGGCGGCAAGCTCGACACGCTGAAGCGCGTGGTGATCGGCGGCTCGGCCTGCCCGCGGGCGATGACCGAGGCGTTCGAGACGAAATATGGCGTCACCGTCGATCATGCCTGGGGCATGACCGAGATGAGCCCGATCGGCTCGTTCTGCTCGATCAAGCCGGTCTATTCCGAGCTCCAGGGTGACGCGCTCTACGACCTCAAGGTCAAGCAGGGCCATCCGCAGTTCGGCGTCGAGTTTCGCCTGACCGACGATCACGGCACGGAGCTGCCCTGGGATGGCAAGACCTTCGGGCGGCTGAAAGTGCGCGGGCCGGCCGTCGCTGGCGCCTATTACCGCCACGACCAGCCGATCCTCGACGAGCACGGCTTCTTCGACACCGGCGACGTCGCGACCATCGATCCCCATGGCTACATGCAGGTCACCGACCGCTCCAAGGACGTGATCAAGTCCGGCGGCGAATGGATCTCGTCGATCGAGCTCGAAAACCTCGCCATCGGCCATCCCGATGTTGCGGAAGCCGCGGTGATCGGCGTCGCCCATCCGAAATGGGACGAACGGCCGTTGCTGGTGATCGTGCCCAAGCCGGGACGTTCGCCCAGCCGCGAGGAGATGCTCGCCTTCATGACCGGCAAGGTCGCGAAATGGTGGCTGCCTGATGATGTCGTGCTGGTCGAGGCGATCCCGCACACGGCGACGGGCAAGATCCAGAAGACGGCGCTGCGCGAGATGTTCAAGGAGTATCGGCTGCCGGGGTGA
- a CDS encoding amidase family protein produces MRVALWAQEPFAPVTGEVSDAVREAGRRLAEAGATIDEAARPGFRFTEAYEVYALLNHAVVAYGLPPKVRARIQAQAAKYAPGDLSHQALQARGARMTPGLYQQIHQRRLALKRQWARFFQNYDVLLCPPAPVAAQKHDHLPDFHARRLDIDGLERPYLDFLCWASLATGADLPALAAPIGLSQAGLPIGVQIIAPFGEDRTAIAVGAMLEKTGAGYRSPGK; encoded by the coding sequence CTGCGCGTCGCGCTCTGGGCGCAGGAGCCGTTCGCGCCGGTCACCGGCGAGGTCTCGGACGCGGTGCGCGAAGCCGGGCGGCGCCTTGCCGAAGCCGGCGCGACCATCGACGAGGCGGCACGCCCGGGCTTCCGTTTCACCGAAGCCTATGAGGTCTATGCGTTGCTGAACCACGCCGTCGTCGCCTATGGCCTGCCACCCAAGGTACGCGCCCGCATCCAGGCGCAAGCGGCGAAATATGCGCCCGGCGACCTCTCGCATCAGGCGCTGCAGGCCCGCGGCGCCCGAATGACGCCCGGTCTCTATCAGCAGATCCACCAGCGCCGCCTCGCGCTCAAGCGGCAATGGGCCCGCTTCTTCCAGAACTACGACGTGCTGCTCTGCCCGCCCGCGCCGGTCGCGGCGCAAAAGCACGATCATCTGCCCGATTTCCACGCCCGCCGGCTCGACATCGACGGGTTGGAACGCCCCTATCTCGACTTCCTGTGCTGGGCGAGCCTCGCCACCGGCGCCGACCTGCCGGCGCTCGCCGCCCCGATCGGGCTGTCACAGGCGGGGCTACCGATCGGCGTGCAGATCATCGCCCCCTTCGGCGAGGATCGGACGGCGATCGCGGTCGGCGCGATGCTGGAGAAAACCGGCGCTGGCTACCGGTCGCCGGGGAAATAG
- a CDS encoding patatin-like phospholipase family protein, producing MFAGLAYAGGGNRCYWQGGFYETVAPRIGLAPRRIVGASAGAGAMLYNALGLGPTVRAMLREACAGRTSEVDWTAFRRGGRLFPVAEMYREMLTALFTPERLAALKAQADFLIAISRPPRFWPLPVITTIGIGAYQLEKRLRRPVHPTAGRRLGFRPDLIRIADCADPEQLVDALMASAAVPPFMPAGKIGARAALDGGLVDSAPAWALAEMEAAGEQTLVVLTRPFAEVPQVENRTYVRPSQVIPVSQFTIRNWDGIRFAYELGVRDGEDFLRRMDRERLAG from the coding sequence ATGTTCGCAGGCCTGGCTTATGCCGGCGGCGGCAACCGCTGTTACTGGCAGGGCGGCTTCTACGAGACGGTCGCGCCCCGCATCGGCCTTGCGCCCCGTCGCATCGTCGGCGCCAGCGCCGGCGCCGGGGCCATGCTCTACAATGCGCTGGGGCTGGGGCCGACCGTGCGCGCCATGCTGCGCGAAGCCTGCGCCGGCCGCACCTCCGAGGTCGACTGGACCGCCTTCCGCCGCGGTGGCAGGCTGTTCCCGGTCGCCGAGATGTATCGCGAGATGCTCACGGCGCTGTTCACGCCCGAGCGGCTGGCGGCGCTCAAAGCCCAGGCCGATTTCCTGATCGCGATCTCGCGGCCGCCGCGCTTCTGGCCACTGCCTGTCATAACCACCATCGGCATCGGCGCCTACCAGCTCGAGAAGCGCCTGCGTCGCCCGGTGCACCCGACCGCCGGGCGCAGGCTCGGCTTCCGGCCGGACCTGATCCGCATCGCCGACTGCGCCGATCCCGAACAGCTGGTCGATGCGCTGATGGCGAGCGCGGCCGTGCCGCCCTTCATGCCGGCGGGCAAGATCGGCGCCCGCGCCGCCCTCGATGGCGGCCTGGTCGACAGCGCCCCGGCCTGGGCGCTCGCCGAGATGGAGGCGGCGGGCGAGCAAACCCTCGTGGTGCTGACGCGCCCCTTCGCCGAGGTGCCCCAGGTCGAAAACCGCACCTATGTCCGGCCCTCGCAGGTGATCCCGGTCAGCCAGTTCACCATCCGCAACTGGGACGGCATCCGCTTCGCCTACGAGCTCGGCGTCAGGGACGGCGAGGATTTCTTGCGGCGGATGGATCGGGAGCGTCTGGCGGGTTAG